In the Loxodonta africana isolate mLoxAfr1 chromosome 1, mLoxAfr1.hap2, whole genome shotgun sequence genome, one interval contains:
- the SMPD2 gene encoding sphingomyelin phosphodiesterase 2 isoform X1, with protein sequence MKPNFSLRLRVFNLNFWGILYWSKHRVDRLQRLGDFLNIESFDLALLEEVWSEQDFESLRQKLLPTYPAAHYFRSGVFGSGLCVFSKHPIQELTQHVYTLNGYPYMIHHGDWFSGKAVGLVVLHLSGLVFNAYVTHLHAEYNRQKDIYLAHRVAQAWELAQFIHHTSKRADVVLLCGDLNLHPKDLGCRLLKEWTGLQDAYLETQDFRGCDEGCTMVPQNCYVNQQELEPYPSGIRIDYVLYKAVSGIYISCKTLKTTTGHDPHNGTPFSDHEALMATLYVRHSPPQHSPSPTHGPAEVSPLITVLKEAWTELGLGMAQAHWWAAFASCVIGLGLLLLVLLCALVAGGQTGEVTWLLLSPSVGLVLGAGAVYLFHMKEIKGLCKAQAELQHVLRRAKEAQDLSVVSQPAQQEDRAEEQ encoded by the exons ATGAAGCCCAACTTCTCCCTGAGACTGAGGGTCTTTAACCTCAACTTTTG GGGCATTCTCTACTGGAGCAAGCACCGGGTAGACCGCCTGCAGCGCCTGGGAGACTTTCTGAACATTGAGAGCTTTGACCTGGCTCTACTGGAGGAG GTGTGGAGTGAGCAGGACTTCGAGTCCCTAAGACAGAAGCTGTTGCCCACGTACCCAGCTGCACACTACTTCAGGAG CGGAGTCTTTGGCAGTGGCCTTTGCGTCTTCTCCAAACACCCAATCCAGGAACTCACCCAGCATGTCTACACCCTCAATGGCTATCCCTACATG ATCCATCATGGTGACTGGTTCAGTGGGAAGGCTGTGGGGCTGGTGGTGCTCCATCTAAGTGGACTGGTGTTCAATGCCTACGTGACCCAC CTCCATGCAGAGTACAATCGACAGAAGGACATCTACCTAGCACATCGTGTGGCCCAAGCTTGGGAACTGGCCCAGTTCATCCA CCACACATCCAAGAGGGCAGACGTGGTTCTGTTGTGTGGGGACCTCAACTTGCACCCAAAAGACCTGGGCTGCCGCCTGCTGAAAGAGTGGACGGGGCTACAGGATGCCTACCTTGAGACCCAGGACTTTAGG GGCTGTGATGAAGGCTGTACGATGGTACCCCAGAACTGCTACGTCAACCAGCAGGAGTTGGAGCCGTATCCCTCTGGCATCCGCATTGACTATGTGCTTTACAAG GCAGTTTCTGGGATCTACATTTCCTGTAAGACCCTCAAAACCACTACAGGCCATGACCCTCACAATGGTACCCCCTTCTCTGATCACGAGGCTCTAATGGCGACTCTGTATGTGAGGCACAGCCCCCCCCAGCACAGCCCCAGCCCTACCCATG GACCAGCAGAGGTGTCACCATTGATCACTGTGCTGAAGGAAGCCTGGACAGAACTGGGTCTGGGCATGGCTCAGGCTCACTGGTGGGCTGCCTTCGCTAGCTGCGTGATCGGTCTGGGGCTGCTTCTCCTGGTGTTGCTGTGTGCGTTGGTGGCCGGAGGACAGACCGGGGAAGTTACCTGGCTGCTCTTGAGCCCCAGCGTGGGACTGGTGCTGGGAGCGGGTGCAGTCTACCTCTTCCACATGAAAGAGATCAAAGGCTTATGCAAGGCCCAAGCTGAGCTCCAGCATGTGCTGAGAAGAGCCAAGGAAGCCCAAGACCTGAGCGTGGTGTCTCAGCCAGCCCAACAggaggacagagctgaagaacaATAA
- the SMPD2 gene encoding sphingomyelin phosphodiesterase 2 isoform X2 gives MKPNFSLRLRVFNLNFWGILYWSKHRVDRLQRLGDFLNIESFDLALLEEVWSEQDFESLRQKLLPTYPAAHYFRSGVFGSGLCVFSKHPIQELTQHVYTLNGYPYMLHAEYNRQKDIYLAHRVAQAWELAQFIHHTSKRADVVLLCGDLNLHPKDLGCRLLKEWTGLQDAYLETQDFRGCDEGCTMVPQNCYVNQQELEPYPSGIRIDYVLYKAVSGIYISCKTLKTTTGHDPHNGTPFSDHEALMATLYVRHSPPQHSPSPTHGPAEVSPLITVLKEAWTELGLGMAQAHWWAAFASCVIGLGLLLLVLLCALVAGGQTGEVTWLLLSPSVGLVLGAGAVYLFHMKEIKGLCKAQAELQHVLRRAKEAQDLSVVSQPAQQEDRAEEQ, from the exons ATGAAGCCCAACTTCTCCCTGAGACTGAGGGTCTTTAACCTCAACTTTTG GGGCATTCTCTACTGGAGCAAGCACCGGGTAGACCGCCTGCAGCGCCTGGGAGACTTTCTGAACATTGAGAGCTTTGACCTGGCTCTACTGGAGGAG GTGTGGAGTGAGCAGGACTTCGAGTCCCTAAGACAGAAGCTGTTGCCCACGTACCCAGCTGCACACTACTTCAGGAG CGGAGTCTTTGGCAGTGGCCTTTGCGTCTTCTCCAAACACCCAATCCAGGAACTCACCCAGCATGTCTACACCCTCAATGGCTATCCCTACATG CTCCATGCAGAGTACAATCGACAGAAGGACATCTACCTAGCACATCGTGTGGCCCAAGCTTGGGAACTGGCCCAGTTCATCCA CCACACATCCAAGAGGGCAGACGTGGTTCTGTTGTGTGGGGACCTCAACTTGCACCCAAAAGACCTGGGCTGCCGCCTGCTGAAAGAGTGGACGGGGCTACAGGATGCCTACCTTGAGACCCAGGACTTTAGG GGCTGTGATGAAGGCTGTACGATGGTACCCCAGAACTGCTACGTCAACCAGCAGGAGTTGGAGCCGTATCCCTCTGGCATCCGCATTGACTATGTGCTTTACAAG GCAGTTTCTGGGATCTACATTTCCTGTAAGACCCTCAAAACCACTACAGGCCATGACCCTCACAATGGTACCCCCTTCTCTGATCACGAGGCTCTAATGGCGACTCTGTATGTGAGGCACAGCCCCCCCCAGCACAGCCCCAGCCCTACCCATG GACCAGCAGAGGTGTCACCATTGATCACTGTGCTGAAGGAAGCCTGGACAGAACTGGGTCTGGGCATGGCTCAGGCTCACTGGTGGGCTGCCTTCGCTAGCTGCGTGATCGGTCTGGGGCTGCTTCTCCTGGTGTTGCTGTGTGCGTTGGTGGCCGGAGGACAGACCGGGGAAGTTACCTGGCTGCTCTTGAGCCCCAGCGTGGGACTGGTGCTGGGAGCGGGTGCAGTCTACCTCTTCCACATGAAAGAGATCAAAGGCTTATGCAAGGCCCAAGCTGAGCTCCAGCATGTGCTGAGAAGAGCCAAGGAAGCCCAAGACCTGAGCGTGGTGTCTCAGCCAGCCCAACAggaggacagagctgaagaacaATAA
- the MICAL1 gene encoding F-actin-monooxygenase MICAL1 isoform X1 has translation MALPTSTNPAHAHFESFLQAQLCQDVLSSFQGLCEALGVEAGRGLTQYHKIKAQLNYWSAKSLWAKLDKRAGQPVYQQGRACTSTKCLVVGAGPCGLRTAVELALLGAHVVLVEKRTKFSRHNVLHLWPFTIHDLRALGAKKFYGRFCTGTLDHISIRQLQLVLLKVALLLGVEIHWGVTFSGLQPPPKKGSGWRAQLQPSPPAQLANYEFDVLISAAGGKFVPEGFTVREMRGKLAIGITANFVNGRTVEETQVPEISGVARIYNQSFFQSLLKATGIDLENIVYYKDDTHYFVMTAKKQCLLRLGVLRQDYSETDRLLGSANVVPEALQHFARAAADFATHGKLGKLEFAQDAHGHPDVSAFDFTSMMRAESSARVQEKHGARLLLGLVGDCLVEPFWPLGTGVARGFLAAFDAAWMVKRWAEGAEPLEVLAERESLYQLLSQTSPENMHRNMAQYGLDPATRYPNLNLRAVTPNQVQDLYDVLAKEPVQKKSDKTDTGKLATGTQEALLRWCQEQTTGYPGVRVTDLSSSWADGLALCALVYRLCPGLLEPSELQGVGALEATSRALKVAEQELGITPVLSAQAVVAGSDPLGLIAYLSHFHSAFKDKPHSPGPVSQGSPGTSSAVLFLGKLQRTLQRTRAQENGENAGGKKPRLVVNASRGWMVPVPCVVSLHQVEAEIPSTEDPPVPEPSVPLTPPPQNQEVGAGDLCALCGERLYILERLCVDGCFFHRSCFHCHVCEATLWPGSYGQHPGDGHFYCLQHLPQPGHKDDNRDTGSESRELPTPGSDSLPSAPSMPPVPQEGTNPAPSPSRPARQLIRLSSPERRRLSSLNLTPDPEMEPPPKPPRSCATLARQALEGSFVGWGMPAQGPQGLPSSALVALKEEEGESPPSSEEEEEEQEDIALDEDMEQALLTFAKNSGTMDKYPTWRRTLMRRGKEEQMKRFCKAQAIQRRQNEIEVSLMELEAEGMKLELALRSPSISPERQKALWLEQLLKLVEKKNGLVAEEAELMITVQELKLEDEQWQLDQELRGYMNREETLKTAADRQAEDRILKKLLDVVHQRDALICFQEERRLSELAFGVGAQG, from the exons ATGGCATTGCCCACTTCCACCAACCCAGCGCATGCTCACTTTGAGAGCTTCCTGCAGGCCCAGCTGTGCCAGGATGTGCTGAGCAGCTTCCAGGGGCTATGTGAGGCCCTGGGGGTGGAGGCTGGCAGGGGGCTGACCCAGTATCACAAGATCAAGGCTCAGCTCAACTACTGGAGTGCCAAGTCCCTGTGGGCCAAGTTGGACAAACGAGCAGGCCAGCCTGTGTACCAGCAGGGCCGGGCCTGCACCAGCACCAAG TGCCTAGTGGTGGGCGCTGGACCTTGCGGGCTACGAACTGCAGTGGAGCTGGCACTGCTAGGGGCCCACGTGGTGCTGGTAGAAAAGCGCACCAAGTTCTCTCGTCACAACGTGCTCCACCTCTGGCCCTTCACCATCCACGACTTGCGAGCACTCGGTGCCAAGAAGTTCTATGGGCGCTTCTGCACTGGCACCTTGGACCACATCA GCATCCGGCAGCTTCAGCTGGTACTGCTGAAGGTGGCATTACTGCTGGGGGTGGAAATTCACTGGGGTGTCACTTTCAGTGGCCTCCAGCCCCCTCCCAAAAAGG GGAGTGGCTGGCGTGCCCAACTCCAGCCCAGCCCCCCAGCCCAACTGGCCAACTATGAATTTGATGTCCTTATCTCGGCTGCTGGAGGTAAATTCGTCCCTGAAG GCTTCACAGTTCGAGAAATGCGAGGCAAACTGGCCATTGGCATCACGGCCAACTTTGTGAATGGGCGCACCGTGGAGGAGACACAGGTGCCTGAGATCAGTGGCGTGGCCAGGATCTACAACCAGAGCTTCTTCCAGAGCCTGCTCAAGGCCACAG GCATTGATCTGGAGAACATTGTGTACTACAAGGACGACACCCACTACTTTGTGATGACAGCCAAGAAGCAGTGCCTACTGCGACTGGGGGTGCTACGCCAG GACTATTCGGAGACCGATCGGCTCTTGGGAAGTGCCAATGTGGTGCCCGAGGCTCTGCAGCACTTTGCCCGGGCAGCTGCTGACTTTGCCACCCATGGCAAGCTCGGGAAGCTGGAGTTTGCCCAGGATGCCCACGGGCACCCTGACGTCTCTGCCTTTGACTTCACAAGCATGATGCGGGCAGAGAGCTCTGCTCGCGTGCAAGAGAAGCACGGTGCCCGCCTGCTGCTGGGACTGGTGGGGGACTGCCTGGTGGAG CCCTTCTGGCCCCTGGGCACTGGAGTGGCCCGGGGCTTCCTGGCCGCCTTTGATGCAGCCTGGATGGTAAAGCGGTGGGCAGAAGGTGCTGAGCCCCTAGAGGTGCTGGCTGAGCG CGAGAGCCTGTACCAGCTCCTGTCACAGACATCCCCGGAAAACATGCACCGCAACATGGCCCAGTATGGGCTGGACCCAGCCACCCGCTACCCCAACCTGAACCTCCGGGCTGTGACTCCCAACCAG GTACAAGACCTGTATGATGTGCTAGCCAAGGAGCCTGTGCAGAAGAAGAGTGACAAGACAGACACAGGAAAGCTGGCCACTG GCACCCAGGAGGCATTGCTACGCTGGTGCCAGGAGCAAACCACTGGGTACCCAGGTGTCCGTGTCACTGACCTGTCCTCCTCCTGGGCTGACGGGCTAGCTCTGTGTGCTCTGGTGTATCGGCTGTGCCCTGGCCTGCT GGAACCCTCAGAGCTGCAGGGGGTGGGGGCTTTGGAAGCAACTTCGCGGGCGCTGAAGGTGGCAGAGCAGGAGCTGGGCATCACACCAGTGTTGTCTGCACAGGCAGTGGTGGCGGGAAGTGATCCGCTGGGCCTTATTGCCTACCTTAGCCACTTCCACAGTGCCTTCAAGGACAAGCCCCACAGCCCAG GCCCCGTCAGCCAAGGATCTCCAGGGACCTCCAGTGCTGTCTTATTCCTTGGCAAACTGCAGAGGACCCTGCAGCGGACCCGGGCCCAG GAAAATGGGGAGAATGCTGGTGGCAAGAAACCTCGCTTGGTGGTAAATGCAAGCAGGGGCTGGATGGTCCCTGTCCCATGTGTTGTCTCCCTTCATCAG GTAGAGGCTGAGATTCCAAGTACTGAGGATCCACCTGTCCCAGAGCCCAGTGTACCCCTGACACCCCCACCCCAAAACCAGGAG GTTGGTGCCGGGGACCTGTGTGCACTCTGTGGGGAACGCCTCTATATCCTGGAACGCCTCTGTGTCGACGGCTGTTTCTTCCACCGGAGCTGCTTCCACTGCCATGTCTGTGAGGCCACGTTGTGGCCAGGGAGCTATGGGCAGCACCCAGGAGATG GACACTTCTACTGCCTCCAGCACCTGCCCCAACCAGGCCACAAAGATGATAACAGGGACACAGGCTCTGAGAGTCGG gagctgcccacaccAGGCAGTGACAGTCTGCCATCGGCCCCCTCGATGCCCCCAGTCCCCCAGGAAGGTACCAATCCTGCACCAAGTCCCAGCCGGCCTGCCCGTCAGCTGATTCGCCTCTCTAGCCCAGAACGCCGGCGGTTATCCTCCCTTAACCTTACCCCTGACCCGGAAATGGAGCCCCCTCCTAAGCCCCCCCGCAGCTGCGCTACCTTGGCCCGCCAGGCCCTGGAGGGCAGCTTTGTGGGCTGGGGAATGCCCGCCCAGGGACCTCAAG GGCTCCCTAGCTCAGCTCTTGTGGCCttgaaggaggaggaaggagagagtcCCCCCTCCagtgaagaggaagaagaggaacagGAAGATATTGCTTTGGATGAAGACATGGAGCAG GCCCTGCTGACCTTTGCCAAGAACTCAGGTACCATGGACAAGTATCCAACATGGCGCCGGACTCTGATGCGCCGTGGCAAGGAAGAGCAGATGAAGAGATTCTGCAAGGCCCAG GCCATCCAACGGCGACAAAATGAGATCGAGGTTTCTCTGATGGAGCTGGAGGCTGAGGGCATGAAGCTGGAGCTGGCCTTGAGGAGCCCCAGCA TTTCCCCAGAAAGGCAAAAGGCACTGTGGCTAGAACAGCTGTTAAAGCTTGTTGAGAAGAAAAACGGTCTGGTGGCTGAGGAAGCTGAACTCATGATCAC GGTGCAGGAGCTGAAATTGGAGGACGAACAGTGGCAGCTGGACCAGGAACTACGAGGCTACATGAACCGGGAAG AAACCCTAAAGACAGCTGCTGATCGGCAGGCTGAGGACCGGATCCTAAAGAAGCTGCTGGATGTGGTGCACCAGCGAGATGCTCTCATCTGCTTCCAGGAAGAGCGCAGGCTCAGTGAGCTGGCCTTCGGGGTGGGGGCCCAGGGTTAG
- the MICAL1 gene encoding F-actin-monooxygenase MICAL1 isoform X2, producing MALPTSTNPAHAHFESFLQAQLCQDVLSSFQGLCEALGVEAGRGLTQYHKIKAQLNYWSAKSLWAKLDKRAGQPVYQQGRACTSTKCLVVGAGPCGLRTAVELALLGAHVVLVEKRTKFSRHNVLHLWPFTIHDLRALGAKKFYGRFCTGTLDHISIRQLQLVLLKVALLLGVEIHWGVTFSGLQPPPKKGSGWRAQLQPSPPAQLANYEFDVLISAAGGKFVPEGFTVREMRGKLAIGITANFVNGRTVEETQVPEISGVARIYNQSFFQSLLKATGIDLENIVYYKDDTHYFVMTAKKQCLLRLGVLRQDYSETDRLLGSANVVPEALQHFARAAADFATHGKLGKLEFAQDAHGHPDVSAFDFTSMMRAESSARVQEKHGARLLLGLVGDCLVEPFWPLGTGVARGFLAAFDAAWMVKRWAEGAEPLEVLAERESLYQLLSQTSPENMHRNMAQYGLDPATRYPNLNLRAVTPNQVQDLYDVLAKEPVQKKSDKTDTGKLATGTQEALLRWCQEQTTGYPGVRVTDLSSSWADGLALCALVYRLCPGLLEPSELQGVGALEATSRALKVAEQELGITPVLSAQAVVAGSDPLGLIAYLSHFHSAFKDKPHSPGPVSQGSPGTSSAVLFLGKLQRTLQRTRAQENGENAGGKKPRLVVEAEIPSTEDPPVPEPSVPLTPPPQNQEVGAGDLCALCGERLYILERLCVDGCFFHRSCFHCHVCEATLWPGSYGQHPGDGHFYCLQHLPQPGHKDDNRDTGSESRELPTPGSDSLPSAPSMPPVPQEGTNPAPSPSRPARQLIRLSSPERRRLSSLNLTPDPEMEPPPKPPRSCATLARQALEGSFVGWGMPAQGPQGLPSSALVALKEEEGESPPSSEEEEEEQEDIALDEDMEQALLTFAKNSGTMDKYPTWRRTLMRRGKEEQMKRFCKAQAIQRRQNEIEVSLMELEAEGMKLELALRSPSISPERQKALWLEQLLKLVEKKNGLVAEEAELMITVQELKLEDEQWQLDQELRGYMNREETLKTAADRQAEDRILKKLLDVVHQRDALICFQEERRLSELAFGVGAQG from the exons ATGGCATTGCCCACTTCCACCAACCCAGCGCATGCTCACTTTGAGAGCTTCCTGCAGGCCCAGCTGTGCCAGGATGTGCTGAGCAGCTTCCAGGGGCTATGTGAGGCCCTGGGGGTGGAGGCTGGCAGGGGGCTGACCCAGTATCACAAGATCAAGGCTCAGCTCAACTACTGGAGTGCCAAGTCCCTGTGGGCCAAGTTGGACAAACGAGCAGGCCAGCCTGTGTACCAGCAGGGCCGGGCCTGCACCAGCACCAAG TGCCTAGTGGTGGGCGCTGGACCTTGCGGGCTACGAACTGCAGTGGAGCTGGCACTGCTAGGGGCCCACGTGGTGCTGGTAGAAAAGCGCACCAAGTTCTCTCGTCACAACGTGCTCCACCTCTGGCCCTTCACCATCCACGACTTGCGAGCACTCGGTGCCAAGAAGTTCTATGGGCGCTTCTGCACTGGCACCTTGGACCACATCA GCATCCGGCAGCTTCAGCTGGTACTGCTGAAGGTGGCATTACTGCTGGGGGTGGAAATTCACTGGGGTGTCACTTTCAGTGGCCTCCAGCCCCCTCCCAAAAAGG GGAGTGGCTGGCGTGCCCAACTCCAGCCCAGCCCCCCAGCCCAACTGGCCAACTATGAATTTGATGTCCTTATCTCGGCTGCTGGAGGTAAATTCGTCCCTGAAG GCTTCACAGTTCGAGAAATGCGAGGCAAACTGGCCATTGGCATCACGGCCAACTTTGTGAATGGGCGCACCGTGGAGGAGACACAGGTGCCTGAGATCAGTGGCGTGGCCAGGATCTACAACCAGAGCTTCTTCCAGAGCCTGCTCAAGGCCACAG GCATTGATCTGGAGAACATTGTGTACTACAAGGACGACACCCACTACTTTGTGATGACAGCCAAGAAGCAGTGCCTACTGCGACTGGGGGTGCTACGCCAG GACTATTCGGAGACCGATCGGCTCTTGGGAAGTGCCAATGTGGTGCCCGAGGCTCTGCAGCACTTTGCCCGGGCAGCTGCTGACTTTGCCACCCATGGCAAGCTCGGGAAGCTGGAGTTTGCCCAGGATGCCCACGGGCACCCTGACGTCTCTGCCTTTGACTTCACAAGCATGATGCGGGCAGAGAGCTCTGCTCGCGTGCAAGAGAAGCACGGTGCCCGCCTGCTGCTGGGACTGGTGGGGGACTGCCTGGTGGAG CCCTTCTGGCCCCTGGGCACTGGAGTGGCCCGGGGCTTCCTGGCCGCCTTTGATGCAGCCTGGATGGTAAAGCGGTGGGCAGAAGGTGCTGAGCCCCTAGAGGTGCTGGCTGAGCG CGAGAGCCTGTACCAGCTCCTGTCACAGACATCCCCGGAAAACATGCACCGCAACATGGCCCAGTATGGGCTGGACCCAGCCACCCGCTACCCCAACCTGAACCTCCGGGCTGTGACTCCCAACCAG GTACAAGACCTGTATGATGTGCTAGCCAAGGAGCCTGTGCAGAAGAAGAGTGACAAGACAGACACAGGAAAGCTGGCCACTG GCACCCAGGAGGCATTGCTACGCTGGTGCCAGGAGCAAACCACTGGGTACCCAGGTGTCCGTGTCACTGACCTGTCCTCCTCCTGGGCTGACGGGCTAGCTCTGTGTGCTCTGGTGTATCGGCTGTGCCCTGGCCTGCT GGAACCCTCAGAGCTGCAGGGGGTGGGGGCTTTGGAAGCAACTTCGCGGGCGCTGAAGGTGGCAGAGCAGGAGCTGGGCATCACACCAGTGTTGTCTGCACAGGCAGTGGTGGCGGGAAGTGATCCGCTGGGCCTTATTGCCTACCTTAGCCACTTCCACAGTGCCTTCAAGGACAAGCCCCACAGCCCAG GCCCCGTCAGCCAAGGATCTCCAGGGACCTCCAGTGCTGTCTTATTCCTTGGCAAACTGCAGAGGACCCTGCAGCGGACCCGGGCCCAG GAAAATGGGGAGAATGCTGGTGGCAAGAAACCTCGCTTGGTG GTAGAGGCTGAGATTCCAAGTACTGAGGATCCACCTGTCCCAGAGCCCAGTGTACCCCTGACACCCCCACCCCAAAACCAGGAG GTTGGTGCCGGGGACCTGTGTGCACTCTGTGGGGAACGCCTCTATATCCTGGAACGCCTCTGTGTCGACGGCTGTTTCTTCCACCGGAGCTGCTTCCACTGCCATGTCTGTGAGGCCACGTTGTGGCCAGGGAGCTATGGGCAGCACCCAGGAGATG GACACTTCTACTGCCTCCAGCACCTGCCCCAACCAGGCCACAAAGATGATAACAGGGACACAGGCTCTGAGAGTCGG gagctgcccacaccAGGCAGTGACAGTCTGCCATCGGCCCCCTCGATGCCCCCAGTCCCCCAGGAAGGTACCAATCCTGCACCAAGTCCCAGCCGGCCTGCCCGTCAGCTGATTCGCCTCTCTAGCCCAGAACGCCGGCGGTTATCCTCCCTTAACCTTACCCCTGACCCGGAAATGGAGCCCCCTCCTAAGCCCCCCCGCAGCTGCGCTACCTTGGCCCGCCAGGCCCTGGAGGGCAGCTTTGTGGGCTGGGGAATGCCCGCCCAGGGACCTCAAG GGCTCCCTAGCTCAGCTCTTGTGGCCttgaaggaggaggaaggagagagtcCCCCCTCCagtgaagaggaagaagaggaacagGAAGATATTGCTTTGGATGAAGACATGGAGCAG GCCCTGCTGACCTTTGCCAAGAACTCAGGTACCATGGACAAGTATCCAACATGGCGCCGGACTCTGATGCGCCGTGGCAAGGAAGAGCAGATGAAGAGATTCTGCAAGGCCCAG GCCATCCAACGGCGACAAAATGAGATCGAGGTTTCTCTGATGGAGCTGGAGGCTGAGGGCATGAAGCTGGAGCTGGCCTTGAGGAGCCCCAGCA TTTCCCCAGAAAGGCAAAAGGCACTGTGGCTAGAACAGCTGTTAAAGCTTGTTGAGAAGAAAAACGGTCTGGTGGCTGAGGAAGCTGAACTCATGATCAC GGTGCAGGAGCTGAAATTGGAGGACGAACAGTGGCAGCTGGACCAGGAACTACGAGGCTACATGAACCGGGAAG AAACCCTAAAGACAGCTGCTGATCGGCAGGCTGAGGACCGGATCCTAAAGAAGCTGCTGGATGTGGTGCACCAGCGAGATGCTCTCATCTGCTTCCAGGAAGAGCGCAGGCTCAGTGAGCTGGCCTTCGGGGTGGGGGCCCAGGGTTAG